The Salmo salar chromosome ssa19, Ssal_v3.1, whole genome shotgun sequence DNA window gtgcttcaagttgtttctgacagaggagctcgtgggaaacatagtacaggagaccaatcgctatgccttggagctacaggagaagagagtgccaggagtgagggggaaactcgctaaatgggtgacaaccacaattagtgaaatgtataccttcctggtgacagtcctcctcatggggatagtaaagaagaaactaaaagaagaactccctaagagactactggagcacagatcctatgtttgcaactcccttctttgccaccctcttttcccaagaccgcttcctaattctgctgcgatgcctgcatttcgtcaacaatgctactgccatcctaagtgacccgttatacaaaataagaattgttcttatcagcctgacATCAGCATTTGGTCGGGTCTTTGTGCCATACAAGGACCTATGCATTGATGAGTCCCTGATGTTATGGAAAGGTAGGCTGGCGTTCCGTCAATATATTCTCTCCAAAAggcacaggtttggggtcaagttCTTTGTCATGTGCGACGTGAAGACAGGATATGTCCTGGATATTATAGTGTACACAGGGTCTACCACTGACATCAAACATTATGAGGGGCTTGGGGTGTCTGGGTCCGTGGTGATGACCATGCTGGCTCCTCATCTCGGCAAGGGACACACTTTGTACGTGGACAATTGGTACAGCAGTCccacactcttccagcatctgctctccaacagcacaggggcctgtggcacagtcaggtcgaacaggaaggggatgccggcattcggatgcaggaagatgcagagaggggaggtggagttccaggagaacggtcaacagctggcagtaaagtggcatgacaaaagagacgtccatgtcctctccactgtccatacagcaaccatgtcggccacagggaaggtggaccacctgacgggagagagaaagataaaaccAGATTGTGTGCTagactataacctcaaaatgggggccgtggataaggcggacatgataaacagctttgtggaatgcactcggaaaac harbors:
- the LOC106579419 gene encoding piggyBac transposable element-derived protein 4-like, coding for MFATPFFATLFSQDRFLILLRCLHFVNNATAILSDPLYKIRIVLISLTSAFGRVFVPYKDLCIDESLMLWKGRLAFRQYILSKRHRFGVKFFVMCDVKTGYVLDIIVYTGSTTDIKHYEGLGVSGSVVMTMLAPHLGKGHTLYVDNWYSSPTLFQHLLSNSTGACGTVRSNRKGMPAFGCRKMQRGEVEFQENGQQLAVKWHDKRDVHVLSTVHTATMSATGKVDHLTGERKIKPDCVLDYNLKMGAVDKADMINSFVECTRKTTKWYKKIFFQLIDTAVLNCSIVHRQLTGKVITYQKYRENLMRELLEEHHTPRRPSTGGRPALDNPLRLTARHFPCKVPQTAAQGSRTRRHCKVCLSGARRSKQRKMTKYMCLACDTPLCISPCFEEYHMLKHY